The genomic window AGCAGGTCCCGTTTTTGGTTTGACTTTTCCCCGGCCTCGATCAGTTTCTCAACCGTATCCACCCCGGCCTGTGTTTTCAATTCACTGATTTTTTCCTGGGACTGTCGGATGGTGATGGTGACGTCTTTGATCTCCTGTTTTTTTTCATCCATCTGATCTTTGATTTTGATCAAACTTGCCCGGGCTTCCCGGGCCGCATTCAGGTCCCGATGGAGTTGACCGGCAACTCTCAATGCATCCTGACCCTCTGTCATCATTTCCATACTGCCGGCAAATTCGTGGACTTTTCTGTGAAAATCCTCTTTGACCTTGTCCATGCCGTAAATTCGTTTCCGCAGCTCTTCAGACTGATCAAATTTTTTAAAGAACGACACCAGGTGATCAAAGGTTTCCAGGGCGGTTTCCGGGTGGGTATCCGGATTCAAACCCAGGCCGGAGATGGCTTTTTCCCACTCACCCGTCCAGGTGATCAAACCGGTTTCAACGGTTTTCAGGTCATCTTTGGTCCGTTTCAGCCGGATGCGCAGATCTTTCAGTGAATTCTCAATTCTGTGACGGTTGTCCCGGACATACTGCTCTGTCTCGATTCGCTGTTCACACAGTGAAATCAGTGCTTCCAGGCTCTTTCCCTGTATGTTTGCCCCGGAATCAAACCCGGCGATCCGGCGTGACATCGATCTTTTCAGAAGATCGCATTCTTCCCCCAGTTTTTTTTCTCTGGCTGAAATCTCCTTTGCGGCATGAATCTTTTCGATCAGCCGTTCAGCTTTCAGCACCCACTGCTTCATTTCCCGGGGGGTGCCGGCAGCGACATTCAACGGATTCCAGATGGCGGCCCATCGGTTGTCCAGATCTGCCTGAGATTCTTTTATTTTTTCGAGAATCGTTGACAGTTCAGCGATTCGAGATGTCATGTGATCAATTTTGGCTTCCAGGTCCGCCCGTTTCACCACCTGGTCCGCGTCCCGTCTCAGCCGGTCGGACATCTGGTCTGCCAGCGCAACCTTTTTTTCATACACGGCCGGCAAATCAGATCCGGATGTATATGCCTGAACACGGTCGCCGATATCATGCCCCTGGATATATGTTTGTTTAATCAATGACCATCCCTGGTCACGGTCCTTCCGGGACGACTCCAGGTCGGCAATTTTCGGCACATCTTCCTTTAACAGCAGTGCTTTTAACTCCTGTTCCGCCTGCCTTTTTTCCGCTTCGATTTCCTGTTTTTTTTGGGAGGCGGTTCTGGATTTTTCCATGAGGTCATCGGTTTCTTTTTCAAACCGGTCCAGGGTTTCAGAAACAGGCAATCCCATGGATAATAAGACGTCTGCATTCCCGTGAAAGTTCCCCAGTCTTGCAAATTCGTTTTCACAGGCGGCTTTTTCCTGTGCCGCCTGGATCCTGATATCGTTCAGGCGCTGCTCGATGTCGCCGGCTTTGCGTGCCGAGGCCACTGCCGCTTTCAACTCCGTCAAATCGATGTCTTTTTGCGGCAGGTTTTCCAGCTTGCTTTCAAGCGACTTTATTTCATCCTGGAGATCCTTTAATGCGGCTTTATGTCCGTCCTGTTTCTGGATCAACAACCTCTTATTCTGGGCCAGTTCAGAGATCCATTTTTTATTGTTGAGAATCGGCCTGAGATGATCGGCGTCATCCAGACCCATGTCCGGCCGGATACCCTTCAGCAGGGTCTGGGCTTCATTTCGCAGCAGCCGCCGTTTTCCATCCTGACCGGGCCGGTCTGCCAGGGTCTTTTCAACCGCACCGAGATCTTTGTAGAGCCGTGAAATGGCATCTTCATTTTTCAGCAGATCCTCCCGAACCCGCAAAGATCCGGACTCCTTATTCAGGGCATCCTGTCTGGCCTCGAGGCGTTCTTTTGCGTCCAATGCGTGTTGAAGCGTTTGTCTGACTGTTTTCAGTTGATCTGAAAAATCTTCCGGCAGCAGCAGTACCGTGCCCAGAGCGTCCATTTTCGCCAGACAGCTTCGTCGCTGGGCCAGGGCCCCTTTGACACGGTTGATTCGTTCCAGACCGCTTTTCTGTTTATTCTTTTCATCGATCTTTTGTTCCACCTCATGGATCGCGGCACTGGTCGTGGATAAATCTTTTTGCAGCGCTTTCCAGGTAGAAACGGGCAGAGAGGCTTCCCGCATCCTTTTCAACGCATCTTTATATTCTGAGATAGCCCTGTTCAGGACGGCTTTGGATCCCCGGGGCTTGAAGATATCAACCGCACGGTTCTGCATCTCCATCAATATGTCCCGAAGGTTTGCCGTCCCGGCCGCTGCACTGAACAACGCCTGGCCCAGGTCCCCGGACTGTTCCAGCAGCTCCCGGCCGCCGGCAATCAGTCTTTCATGGTCAATCCCCCAGAGCCGGGTGAAAATGGTTTCATCGATACCTGCCGGCAGAAACCGTCTGAACCGGGTTTCATCCAGGGGCGCGTCACTGCCATATTCCAGCAGGGTGTCTTTATTTCCTTTTCTCCGGATAAATTCGATGGTTTCTCCGGTGGAGAGCTGCAATTCCCCGCCGATCCTGAGCTGGGGATTTGCATGAACAAAATTATCGCCGGTTCTGGCGGGAATGCCGAACAGCCAGTTGGTCAAAGCCCGCAATGAAGTACTTTTTCCGGCTTCGTTATCCCCGTAAATCAGATGCAGCCCCTGATCCCCCTCTGACAAATCCAGGGATTTTTCTGTAAACCGGCCGAAAGCAATGAGGTCGAGGCGGTTGATTCTCATTTTTCCTCTCCTGTTGCCAGCAGTCTGCCGATCAGCATTTTTTTGGCTTCCCTGGTGATCCGCTCAAGGACCTGTCTGTCGCTCAAATCCAGGATGGACCCCGTGCCAAAGGCTTCCGGCGGCACTTTCTGCCGGAGTTCCGCCAGTTTGTCTTCCAGCCCGTCTATCTGACCCGGATCCTCAGGGGTTGAGACAATGGCCCTGAGCAGTTGTCCCGGAGATGTGTCATCGGCCAGAACGGTTTCCAGATCATATTTTCCCTGGGTCCTGTTTTCAACCCGTTCAATCCAGACATCATCCCCGGCGGTTTCAGCCCCCAGCGCTTTGATCTGCTGTTCCAGTTTTTCCGGAAACGCGGCCAGGTGATCAGACAGTTTTGTGGCCCCGGTCAGTTTTATTCTCATCGCCAGGGGCCTGTCTTCTGCCTGTGCCCGTTCCTGTTCAATGGTTTCCCGGACTTTTTCGAAGACATCCCGGAGGTCTTCCATATCGGTCAGATCGATTTTTGTCAGGGTCCACCGCAGGACATCCAGAGACACGGGTTCCATCTGTGTGACGGCATCTTCCTCAACCGTGACCTTCACACAGCCCTTGGGACCGCTTTCCCGGATATGCCGGCCCTGTATGCATCCCGGGAACACCACAAAAGGATCTTTAGAAACGATTTCCTGCTTGTGGACATGCCCCAGGGCCCAGTACTGATAATTTTTTGAGCGCAGATCATCCAGGGTGCAGGGTGCATAGGCGGCATGGCCCTCCCGGCCGTCGAGACTGGTATGCAGCAGCCCGATATTGAACATGCCTTTGAGGCCCTGACAGAATCCCGCGGCCAGGTTTTCATCCACATGCCGGGCTTTAAAACTGCGTCCATGAATGGCCACGGAACAGTCTTCCAGTGTGACGGTTTCCACTTTGCCGGCTGAAAAAATCTTCATGTTGGCAGGCGTCTGTAACGCTTTGGTCATCCGGTTTGCGGCATCATGATTTCCTGCAACCGCAAATACCCGTATGCCGTGCTGATTCAGTCTCCCCATCTGCCGGCTCAAAAATATCCCGGTGCTGTAGTCTTTCCAGTCTCCATCATAGAGATCTCCGGCCAGCAGCACAAAAGCCGCTTTTTCTTC from Desulfotignum phosphitoxidans DSM 13687 includes these protein-coding regions:
- a CDS encoding metallophosphoesterase family protein gives rise to the protein MFKFIHAADIHLDSPLRGLSRYESAPVDAIRDACRRAFKNLVDLAIEEKAAFVLLAGDLYDGDWKDYSTGIFLSRQMGRLNQHGIRVFAVAGNHDAANRMTKALQTPANMKIFSAGKVETVTLEDCSVAIHGRSFKARHVDENLAAGFCQGLKGMFNIGLLHTSLDGREGHAAYAPCTLDDLRSKNYQYWALGHVHKQEIVSKDPFVVFPGCIQGRHIRESGPKGCVKVTVEEDAVTQMEPVSLDVLRWTLTKIDLTDMEDLRDVFEKVRETIEQERAQAEDRPLAMRIKLTGATKLSDHLAAFPEKLEQQIKALGAETAGDDVWIERVENRTQGKYDLETVLADDTSPGQLLRAIVSTPEDPGQIDGLEDKLAELRQKVPPEAFGTGSILDLSDRQVLERITREAKKMLIGRLLATGEEK
- a CDS encoding YhaN family protein produces the protein MRINRLDLIAFGRFTEKSLDLSEGDQGLHLIYGDNEAGKSTSLRALTNWLFGIPARTGDNFVHANPQLRIGGELQLSTGETIEFIRRKGNKDTLLEYGSDAPLDETRFRRFLPAGIDETIFTRLWGIDHERLIAGGRELLEQSGDLGQALFSAAAGTANLRDILMEMQNRAVDIFKPRGSKAVLNRAISEYKDALKRMREASLPVSTWKALQKDLSTTSAAIHEVEQKIDEKNKQKSGLERINRVKGALAQRRSCLAKMDALGTVLLLPEDFSDQLKTVRQTLQHALDAKERLEARQDALNKESGSLRVREDLLKNEDAISRLYKDLGAVEKTLADRPGQDGKRRLLRNEAQTLLKGIRPDMGLDDADHLRPILNNKKWISELAQNKRLLIQKQDGHKAALKDLQDEIKSLESKLENLPQKDIDLTELKAAVASARKAGDIEQRLNDIRIQAAQEKAACENEFARLGNFHGNADVLLSMGLPVSETLDRFEKETDDLMEKSRTASQKKQEIEAEKRQAEQELKALLLKEDVPKIADLESSRKDRDQGWSLIKQTYIQGHDIGDRVQAYTSGSDLPAVYEKKVALADQMSDRLRRDADQVVKRADLEAKIDHMTSRIAELSTILEKIKESQADLDNRWAAIWNPLNVAAGTPREMKQWVLKAERLIEKIHAAKEISAREKKLGEECDLLKRSMSRRIAGFDSGANIQGKSLEALISLCEQRIETEQYVRDNRHRIENSLKDLRIRLKRTKDDLKTVETGLITWTGEWEKAISGLGLNPDTHPETALETFDHLVSFFKKFDQSEELRKRIYGMDKVKEDFHRKVHEFAGSMEMMTEGQDALRVAGQLHRDLNAAREARASLIKIKDQMDEKKQEIKDVTITIRQSQEKISELKTQAGVDTVEKLIEAGEKSNQKRDLLKQIEALEQELNRNGDGFGIDALEKEVSRSDIDGIKGDIDRISIELKELQSERDTLRDQRQTIQHDIRQNDGSAMAAGASEEAEAHLSSITQNAEQYLRFQIASLILEQQIEAYRKENQAPVLGRAGELFSTLTLGSYAGLRDELDASGTPVLLGVRPDDQEVAIDGMSDGSRDQLYLALRIATLEQHLTKGEPMPFVVDDILIGFDDHRTRVGLEVLAQLSRRIQVLLFTHHRRVLELADTCNDTGKIFQHALS